The Triticum urartu cultivar G1812 chromosome 6, Tu2.1, whole genome shotgun sequence genome includes the window TTATACTAGCTAGTGCGCGGACATATACTACTAGTATGCCGATCAGCAGCACTGTTCTTAGGCTCGCTAGGTTTTGAATTTGGAGGATTGCGAGGACTGATCGATTGAATTCTTCTTGTGCAGACCTGCCCTCTCCTGCTCCGGGTTTTCACCAAGGTAAAGCATAGTGATGCCTTTTCTTTTTCACTCTTTCGTGTTCCTTTTAGCGCGCCTAGGGTCGAGAGCGGCTTATGATTTCCTCAATTCGCCTGGTTTGTGCGATATCTGATTGGATCTTCTGGTGCATGGGTGGTCGGTAGCAAAGTAACCTGAAACGTATGGTGCTGTCTGAATGAGGGTACTAAAACACGGTCCATTACAACTGTGCTCACGTTGTTGCGTTTTTAAGGATGTATAAGTTCTGTTCCTGGATGGTGCCGTGTAGATCGGTTCGACCGCATGACACCTGTAGTTGAGCAGCACTTGAAGTTGATTAGGTGTTTAACTGTAGTTTTGGCAAATAACTAGCATGGCTCAGTAATACAGCGGAGGGTCCCAAAAATTATTTATCAGAATGTTGGTTTGTTTGATAGGCCTTGCATACAGTTTTAATTCAACATGAAACCTGGCTAATCAGGGGCCAAAAGGCGTGTAAACATAGCTAGACCCATTTATCCGTAATAAACTCTAAGGATTGAACATATAAATCACACATTTTGGATGTCGCAATTATTAAATCTTAACAAAAAATTTCTGAAGGCCATCAGCAGTTCAGCACTAAACTATTTATCATGGCTGACAGACATGCAGTTCGCAAATTCCATTATTTTCGAGCATTCTAAGTCGCTACATGTCATACAATTTTCCAACCTGACAATTTAAACACCACATATGTTCATTGCTGTTGGAACTATGGGCTCAATTTAAGGGGAAGTACTTAGCTGCCAATGTTGGGTTCACCATCTTTGGCTGAAAAAATGGACGTTATTTTTTAGGAAAATGGATGCTATTCATGTACGCACTGGATTCTGCATTTTGGTTTTCAAGTCAGCTATGACTATTCTTAATCCTTGCCAGGAAGAATGGTAGTaagcatgtactccctccgttcctaaatatttgtctttctagagatttcaacaagtgactgcatacggagcaaaatgagtaaatctacactctaaaatatgtctatatacatccgtatgtggtagtccatttgaaatctctaaaaagacaaatatttaggaacggagggagtagtgcTTAAGAAATCTGAGAATTTTTTGTTGTGGGTGATCTGGAAAATAGACAATAGAGATCCTTACACTCTCCAACTTTTATCTTCTGTAACAGTTCTGCACGATTTCTTAAGAGTGCAGACTGCAGATTTGTGAATAAACACACAGTAATACAGAAAACTGATCCTGGTTATTTTTTTTCCAGGTTGGTGGCCATCACCTAAATGAAGAATTTTCTGAGAGAGGGAAGGAGCCAAAAGATGAAGTTCAGATTTACACGTGGAAGGATGCCACACTCCGGGAGCTCACTGATCTTGTAATATTACATATCTTACATCTGACATTTTTGGGCAATATAATTTAAATTGGAATTTCATAAAATACCACTGGGTGTGTGTGATGTCTATAATTAGTGCTTGAGCCTCCATGTCAATCACATTCTATGTTTTAAAATACCACTGGGTGTGTGACAGTATGGTAATCCCAAGTACTTGGATGATGGTCTAATCGGCACAATTTTGATCATGTTTCAGGTCAAAGAGGTTGCTCTTCCAGCAAGGAAAAGAAACGCTAGGTTATCTTTTGCTTTTGTATACCCGGATAAGAATGGTCGTTTTGTTGTCAAACAGGTAAGATCTTGACTGATTTGTTTCTTCAATACCAATTTACAAATGCCAACCAAATTTATTGTTGCTCCGTACATCACGGTACCCAATGGTGATAAGCTAGCGAATTAGTTGTTTCTTCAATAGTATTCGTAATTTACAAATGCACAGCACCCTGTCCTAAATCCTAAATTCCTGATACCTCATTCACTCCTTTATGAATGCAGGAGATATTAGTTCTACTTTCAGGAACTGAGTTACATCAATAGCAGGATACATTATCTATTAGTTCTGGTTCTCATTACTGTTTATGAGCTCATAATCTTGTATAATTCCATTTGATATTAAAAGTCTCTAGTGCTGTCTCCTTATTCCTGGTTTGGCCTAGTTAGTAGCATGATGAGCTACTACTTGCAGCTTGCGCCGTTAAGCAATTATGTTTCAACTATGCGTTCCTAATAATGGGCAACAACATAACCCTAGGCCATATGACCATTACAAAGTGTTCCAGACCGAAATTGATGCTTATTAGTCCATTCAGCATGGTGCTTAAACTGGCAGTTACATCCACAAAATTCCATTGTACAACATATGTTCCCTTGCATTCATACATCATCATAACTGTTGAAGTTCCAACCTGTGATAACTCATCTTGTTGGACATTGTGAAGGTGGGTTCGACCTTTTCATATGGTCATGGAAGAGGGGATGATGCCAAATCTCTTGGGGATCTTGGCTTCCAGGTATGCACAAGTGCTGCATTATGTTATTCTATTCTTTTTTTCTTGGTAGGGACATACTGTTATTTATTATGCTACCTTGGTTTGCAGATAGGTGATTACTTGAGCGTGTCGATCATGTGAGCCGTGCCGTCTTGCAAAATAGTGTGCCTGCTGCACAGCAAGCAGAATAGTTTTCCTGCTGTGCTATTATCTTGAGCTGTGCGGGCGAGGGATGAAGCTCTCCTTAGTGGTCGCCTGGTAGGGAACTGGAACCAGAACTGTCTGTAATAGTGGCAACTTTCGAACTAGTATTTGAGACTTGACGCTTGAGACATCTGATGTGATTGCTTCCTGTGTACCTGTTCTTTGTGGTTGTCGCTCTGAACGAGAGTACTCTTTGAACTAATGTTTCCAGCAGAACATATGTAAACATAGGTGTGGCGCAGCACTTTTGAGACTGAATTTACCGAATAAATGATGAGATATTTAGCTAAATCAAAGTTGTACAATCGATACCAGTAACATCTGATGCAACTAAACATGATAACTTGTTATATCAGATAATGAGAATTGCAATCTAATTTCCTAGGATTATGTGAACTCCCATTTCTGCCTAGAAAAAAGAACTTATATCTTGGCACTGAAAACAAGTTCCCGGGCATTCTTGCTAATGATCTAATATAAACTGGTGTTTTGCAACAAAGAAAAAAGGACCTGGTTTCGTCTTTGAGATCCCTGTTCATACCGAACAAGGTTGGGTCTTCAGCATGCCTTGCACAGTCGGATCCTCCGAGCAAGAATACTTGAGATGATGAAATCACTTCCACACATCCATGTT containing:
- the LOC125513194 gene encoding histone deacetylase complex subunit SAP18, with product MAGMGEMSMRPRPGPPMHRGPPPMARPRPEPIDREKTCPLLLRVFTKVGGHHLNEEFSERGKEPKDEVQIYTWKDATLRELTDLVKEVALPARKRNARLSFAFVYPDKNGRFVVKQVGSTFSYGHGRGDDAKSLGDLGFQIGDYLSVSIM